The sequence below is a genomic window from Croceicoccus marinus.
ACGATGATCGCGCCTTCGGGTTCGAAGCCGAAACGCTCGCGCCAGCCTTCGCGGAAACGCGCGGTCATGTCGTCGGGGGCGCCGAACGCGATTTCCAGTGTGTTCTCGGTCCCTGCCGGGCGCAGTTGCAGGCTGCGTTCGTATGTGATGGCATCGGCGCCGACGCCTTGCGCGGTCAGTTCGGCGCCGGCATCGCGGGCCAGCATGTCAAGTTCCTGCGCGATTTTGCCCGCGCTTTCGGTGCCGAGTTCGAGCGCAAGCGTCGCTTCACGCATGGCGCGGCGGTCTGCCAGGCCCATGCCATAGGCCGACAGCACGCTGGCCAGCGGATGGCACTGCACCACCTCGACGCCCAGCGCTTCGGCCACCAGGCACGCATGCTGCCCGCCCGCGCCGCCGAAGGCTGCCAGGGCGGCCCCCGCAATGTCATGGCCGCGGCGGATCGAGATCGCCTTGATCGCCTGCGCCATGTCCTGCACCGCGATGGCGATGAAGCCTTCCGCTGCCGCCATCGGGGACAGCTTGCGCCCGGTTTCGGCCTCGATCCGGTCGCATAGTGACGCAAGTTTGGTCATGACGATGTCGCGGTCCGGCGGCAGATTGCCATCGGGCCCGAAGACGGGCGGGAAATGCGCGGCCTGCAGCTTGCCCAGCGCCAGGTTGCAGTCGGTAACCGTCAGGGGGCCGCTGTTGCGATAGCAGGCAGGCCCCGGAAACGCGCCCGCCGATTCCGGCCCGACGTGAAAGCGCCCCGCCTCGAACCGGCAGATCGATCCGCCGCCCGACGCGACGGTGTGGATGCGCATCATCGGCGCGGCGATCCGCACGCCTTCCAGCCGGGTCTCGCCGTCGCGTTCGTACTGGCCCGAATACCACGACACATCGGTGGAGGTGCCGCCCATGTCGAAACCGACCACCGCGGCAAAGCCCGCTTCCTCTGCCGTCGCCGCCATACCGACGATGCCGCCTGCGGGCCCGGACAGGATCGCGTCCTTGCCGTGGAATTGCTCGCGCGCGGTGAGGCCGCCGTTCGACTGCATGAACAGCGCTTCTCCCGCTTCGCCCAACCCGGCCGCGACGGTTGATGTATAGTCGCGCAGGGGAGGGGACACATAGGCATCCAGCACCGTCGTATCCCCGCGCGAGATCAGCTTGATCAGCGGGGCGAGCGAATGGCTGACCGAAACCTGCGCGAAGCCCAGATCGCCGGCGATGGCCGCCAGCGCTTCTTCGTGGGCTGTGTGGCGATAACCGTGCATCAGACAGATGGCGAGCGCGTCGATGCCGTCCGCCCTGGCCTTGGCAAGGTCCGAGCGGGCGCGGTCCTTGTCCAACACCTGCTCGACGGTTCCGTCGGCCAGGACGCGTTCGTCGATCCCGATCACGCGGTCGTAGATCGGATCGGGGAGCACGATCTGGCGGGCGAACAGTTCGAGGCGTTCCTGCGATCCGATGCGCAGCGCATCTTCGAACCCGGCGGTGATGGCCAGTGCCACGCGCGCGCCCTTGCGTTCCAGCAATGCATTGGTCGCGACCGTGGTGCCGATCCGCAATTCGCAGGGCGGCAGGGCCCCTTGCGGCGTATCGGTGATCGTTCGGATCGCGTGGATCGCGGCATCTTCGGACCGCGATGGGTCTTCCGACAACAGCTTGGTCCGCTGCAGCGTGCCGCCGGGCGAAATCGCGACCACATCGGTAAAGGTGCCGCCGCGGTCGATCCAGAATTGCCATTTGTCCATGGATGCAGGCCCTAACGTCTTTTGCCGCTATTCGCACGGCTTGTGATGCGGCTGCCGCTGGTCTAGCGGGCGCGCAGAGGAGGGACACAGCCATGACCAGCGCAGCGGCCGCAGAGCCAAGCGGTCCGATCGAACCCGATTTCCCCCGGCCCCGGCCGCACTCGCTGGCGGAAGACGCCTATGGCCTGCTCAGCGGCGCCCTGCTGATGGCGCTGGGGCTGGTCATCATGAAGGCCAGCGGGATCGTGACGGCGGGCATGGGCGGAGTGGCCCTGTTGTTCAGCTATCTGTTCGGCATGACCGTGGATTTCTGGTTCTGGACGCTGAATGTCCCGTTCCTGATCCTGGCCTGGAGCGCGATGGGGCGCGGGTTCTTCTTCAAGACGGTATGCGCGGTTGCGGCCGTGTCGCTGATGGCGGCGGTGACGCGCGTCTCGCTGGATATCCAATCGGTCCATCCCGCCTTTGCCGCCGTCGCGGGCGGGACCGCGGCGGGGGCAGGGGTGATGGGCATGCTGCGTCATCGGTCGGGCGTGGGCGGGGTGACGATCGTGTCGGTATGGCTGAACCGCCGAAAGGGCTGGAGCGTGGGCTGGCTGACGTTCGCGCTGGATGGGATCATCATCCTGGCCGCGATCACCACGCGCCCGCCCGAACTGGCGGCGTGGTCGGTGCTCAGCGTCGTGGCGATGAGCGCGGTGCTGATCCTCTTCCACCGCCCCGGACGCTACACCGGATACTGACCGCTCATTACCGTGAGGGTTCGGCCACACGTCCGATCGGGCCAGTGGAAACGGGCCCGGTGGATACGGAACCGGTCGATACGCGGCTTGTCGAGACGGTATTGCGGCGATCCTCCACGTCGCTGATCAGGTCCTCGAACAGCGCTTCATAATGGACCAGCGCCTGGCGCAGGTCTTCCGTCGCGATGGCCTGGCCGGTGGCGTCGCGGCTCTGGCGGGCGGCGATATCATGGCCTTCGCGGTAGTGGCGGGCGACTTCGGGATGATCGACGGTCAGGTCGGCGTGGCGCTGGTCGAAATCGGCAACCGGAAAGCCGCGCGCCTTCATCAGCGATCCGATTGTACGGTCCGCACGCAGCACGGCCTCGGCCGGGCTGTTCACGAACAGGCTCTTCACCTCGGTCCATTCGCTGGCAAAGCGATCGCGTTCGTCGTGCGAGAGCGGACGGATGTCGAAGCTGGCGACGCGGCGCTGGCGGTCTTCCAGATCGTGTTCGGCGCGGCCCGTGCTGCCGGTCGTGGCGACAGTGCGGTCGTATTCGTCACCGAAGCGGCTGCGAAGCCGGTTGGTGCGGCTGCGCGCAATGAAATACCAGATCAGCAGGGCGGCAATCACGACACCCGCGATCGCGATCCAGACAATGGGATTTACCGTATCCATCATGCATC
It includes:
- a CDS encoding YitT family protein, with amino-acid sequence MTSAAAAEPSGPIEPDFPRPRPHSLAEDAYGLLSGALLMALGLVIMKASGIVTAGMGGVALLFSYLFGMTVDFWFWTLNVPFLILAWSAMGRGFFFKTVCAVAAVSLMAAVTRVSLDIQSVHPAFAAVAGGTAAGAGVMGMLRHRSGVGGVTIVSVWLNRRKGWSVGWLTFALDGIIILAAITTRPPELAAWSVLSVVAMSAVLILFHRPGRYTGY